One segment of Calypte anna isolate BGI_N300 chromosome 4A, bCalAnn1_v1.p, whole genome shotgun sequence DNA contains the following:
- the POMK gene encoding protein O-mannose kinase, whose product MEKKPHFVRREFPPREVPSVSLVLLLAAVLLLNAFLYLYLNKFYIASRRTEADPNLCPFGYFKLGTVKNCSPWLSCEAINREVRKLKCVGEGAVKKVFLSEWKENKVVLSQLTNLELKEDFLHGLKMLKALQSKHVVRLLGYCEQQFTILTEYHPLGSLRGLNETLHMPRYKAMNTWHRRFMLAIDYMSIIRYLHSSPLGTLVMCDSNDLDKVLSQYLLTTDFHILVNDLDALPLVNKSAGVLVKCGHRELRGEFVAPEQRWPYGEEVPFRDDLMPPYDEKTDIWKIPDVSNFFLGHVEGSDIVRLHLFDIHAACKKKDPAERPSAQEVLDTYRKVLTLLIREAAMPGTREML is encoded by the exons atggaaaaaaaacctcacttcGTTAGGAGGGAGTTTCCTCCCAGGGAGGTGCCGTCCGTCTCCTTGGTGTTACTGCTTGCGGCCGTCCTGCTCCTTAATGCCTTTCTCTACCTGTACCTCAACAAGTTTTACATAGCTTCGAGGCGCACCGAAGCAGACCCCAACCTCTGTCCTTTCGGGTACTTCAAACTGGGAACGGTAAAGAATTGCTCCCCGTGGCTCTCCTGCGAAGCCATAAATAGAGAAGTGAGGAAACTCAAGTGTGTAGGTGAAGGCGCTGTGAAAAAG GTCTTCCTTTCTGagtggaaggaaaacaaagtggtCCTTTCACAGCTCACCAACTTGGAGCTGAAGGAGGACTTTCTCCATGGGCTGAAGATGCTGAAAGCACTTCAGAGCAAGCACGTAGTCCGGCTGCTTGGCTACTGTGAGCAGCAGTTCACAATCCTCACCGAGTACCATCCTCTGGGCTCCCTGAGGGGCCTGAATGAAACTCTCCACATGCCCAGGTACAAGGCCATGAACACCTGGCATCGCAGGTTCATGCTTGCTATAGACTACATGAGCATCATCAGGTACCTGCACAGCAGCCCTCTGGGCACCTTGGTGATGTGTGACTCAAACGACCTGGACAAGGTCCTCTCTCAGTATCTCCTAACAACTGACTTCCACATCCTGGTGAATGATTTGGACGCTTTGCCTCTTGTGAACAAGAGTGCTGGGGTGCTGGTGAAGTGCGGTCATCGGGAGCTCCGGGGTGAGTTTGTAGCTCCTGAGCAGCGTTGGCCCTACGGAGAAGAGGTCCCGTTCAGGGATGACCTCATGCCTCCCTATGATGAGAAAACAGACATCTGGAAAATCCCAGATGTCTCCAATTTTTTCTTGGGCCACGTTGAAGGAAGTGACATTGTGCGGCTGCATCTGTTTGACATCCATGCAGCGTGTAAGAAGAAGGACCCAGCTGAAAGGCCTTCTGCCCAAGAGGTCTTGGACACCTACAGGAAGGTTCTGACTCTGCTTATCCGGGAAGCAGCCATGCCTGGTACCAGGGAAATGTTATAG